The proteins below come from a single Malus domestica chromosome 03, GDT2T_hap1 genomic window:
- the LOC139194159 gene encoding GCN5-related N-acetyltransferase 5, chloroplastic-like, with protein MHLPSGYVSVLGYLVKQYLFERMELLPNTATLVTFYRRRKEEGKEEEQLLEEVEEEDEVELLAWTVEVCFNKKDAVASPPTPTPPKNLPYISNMAVKNRFGGGALDGIF; from the exons ATGCATTTGCCTTCTGGGTATGTGTCTGTGCTGGGCTACTTGGTCAAGCAGTACTTGTTTGAAAGAATGGAGCTTCTTCCCAACACCGCCACGCTCGTCACGTTTtacagaagaagaaaagaagagggcaaagaagaagaacaactactggaagaagtagaagaagaagatgaagttgaGCTTTTGGCGTGGACTGTGGAAGTTTGCTTTAACAAAAAGGATGCCGTTGCCTCTCCTCCTACACCAACTCCTCCCAAGAATTTGCCTTATATTAGTAACATGGCGGTGAAAAATCGCTTCGGAG GAGGGGCATTGGATGGCATCTTTTGA
- the LOC139194378 gene encoding bidirectional sugar transporter SWEET4-like produces the protein MVSADAIRTVVGIMGNFTALTLALSPVKTFVRIWKKGSVEQYSPVPYLATLFNCMAWVLYGLPMVHPHSILLVTINSTGVFIELSFIILFLIYASDKKQRLKVLLVLLLELVFMVLLAFLVIKLAQTYSTRSLIVGLVCVLGNIVMYASPLSVMKLVITTKSVEYMPFLLSLFTFLNSVAWFTYAQLRFDIILTIPNGLGLLLGSAQLLLYATYYKNTKRLMAEGKAGQLCLTEVVSDIDETKKAGSTHQNG, from the exons ATGGTTTCTGCAGATGCTATTCGAACTGTGGTCGGTATCATGG GAAACTTCACCGCACTCACTCTGGCCCTCTCACCAGT GAAAACCTTTGTTCGAATTTGGAAAAAAGGGTCAGTGGAGCAATACTCACCAGTCCCATACCTTGCAACCCTATTCAACTGCATGGCATGGGTCCTGTACGGATTGCCTATGGTGCACCCGCACAGTATTCTGTTGGTGACCATCAATAGCACTGGAGTTTTCATTGAGCTTTCCTTCATCATCCTCTTCCTCATCTACGCATCTGACAAGAAGCAGAGGCTCAAAGTGCTTCTCGTGCTGCTTTTGGAGCTCGTTTTCATGGTTCTTCTGGCATTTCTTGTTATCAAATTGGCCCAAACATACAGCACGAGGTCATTAATTGTTGGCCTAGTTTGCGTTCTGGGTAACATCGTGATGTATGCCTCACCTCTATCTGTCATG AAATTGGTGATTACGACAAAAAGTGTGGAATACATGCCCTTTTTACTCTCATTGTTTACCTTTCTCAATAGCGTTGCCTGGTTCACATATGCTCAGCTCCGTTTTGACATCATCTTGACG ATTCCAAATGGGTTGGGCTTACTTTTAGGATCAGCCCAGCTGCTTCTCTATGCTACATACTACAAGAACACAAAGAGACTGATGGCAGAAGGGAAAGCGGGACAATTGTGTTTGACGGAGGTGGTTTCCGACATAGATGAAACCAAAAAGGCTGGCAGCACTCATCAAAACGGATAA